Proteins from a genomic interval of Streptomyces sp. NBC_01445:
- a CDS encoding TetR/AcrR family transcriptional regulator has translation MARRYDPERRQRIIDAAIRVVGEKGIGGLSHRSVAAEADVPLGSTTYHFKTLDELLVAALRQTNEGFAKVVAGSDVFEAPRSGLAAGLAAVLGEWFAGERTAVELEYELYLAALRRPALRPVAAEWCAGVADELARRTDPVTARALVALMDGICLQVLLTDAVYEEEYARDMFARVIDGAPGQDADGAAADRPGERGAPGT, from the coding sequence ATGGCGCGGCGCTACGACCCCGAGCGGCGGCAGCGCATCATCGACGCCGCGATCCGGGTGGTGGGCGAGAAAGGCATCGGAGGACTCAGCCACCGCAGCGTCGCTGCCGAGGCCGATGTGCCGCTCGGCTCGACGACGTACCACTTCAAGACCCTCGACGAACTGCTGGTCGCCGCGCTTCGCCAGACCAATGAAGGGTTCGCGAAGGTCGTGGCGGGCAGCGACGTCTTCGAGGCGCCGCGTTCCGGGCTCGCCGCCGGGCTCGCCGCGGTCCTCGGCGAGTGGTTCGCCGGTGAGCGCACCGCCGTCGAGCTCGAGTACGAGCTGTATCTCGCCGCCCTGCGCAGGCCCGCGCTGCGGCCCGTCGCCGCCGAGTGGTGCGCAGGTGTCGCCGACGAGCTCGCGCGCCGCACCGACCCGGTCACGGCCCGCGCGCTCGTCGCCCTGATGGACGGAATCTGCCTCCAGGTGCTGCTCACGGACGCCGTCTACGAGGAGGAGTACGCGCGCGACATGTTCGCGCGGGTCATCGACGGGGCGCCCGGCCAGGACGCGGACGGTGCCGCGGCCGACCGGCCGGGGGAGCGCGGCGCGCCCGGTACCTGA
- a CDS encoding ABC transporter permease: MSSLSLAVRDSSTMLRRNLLHARRYPSMTLNLLLTPVVLLLLFVYIFGDVMSAGISGGGADRSAYIAYLVPGILMLTIGGTTIGSAVSVSMDMTEGIIARFRTMSIHRGSVLIGHVVGSVLQCVMSVVLVGAVAVAIGFRATDATVLEWILAVGLLALVSLALTWIAVGMGLSSPNAEAASNNAMPLMVLPLLSSAFVPVDAMPGWFQPIAEYQPFTPAIETVRGLLLGTEIGNNGWLAVAWCVALAVLGYVWSRSLFNSIGKR, translated from the coding sequence ATGAGCTCCCTGTCCCTCGCCGTGCGCGACTCGTCCACGATGCTGCGCCGCAACCTCCTGCACGCGCGGCGCTACCCCTCCATGACGCTGAATCTGCTGCTCACGCCGGTCGTGCTGCTGCTGCTCTTCGTCTACATCTTCGGGGACGTGATGAGCGCGGGCATCAGCGGCGGCGGTGCGGACCGCTCCGCGTACATCGCCTATCTCGTCCCGGGCATCCTGATGCTGACCATCGGCGGCACCACGATCGGCAGCGCGGTATCCGTCTCCATGGACATGACCGAGGGCATCATCGCCCGCTTCCGTACGATGTCGATCCACCGCGGGTCGGTGCTCATCGGGCACGTCGTCGGGAGCGTGCTGCAATGCGTGATGAGCGTGGTGCTCGTCGGGGCCGTCGCCGTGGCGATCGGGTTCCGCGCCACTGACGCCACCGTCCTGGAGTGGATCCTCGCGGTCGGACTGCTGGCGCTCGTCTCCCTGGCGCTCACGTGGATCGCGGTCGGGATGGGCCTCTCCAGCCCGAACGCCGAGGCGGCCAGCAACAACGCCATGCCTCTGATGGTCCTGCCGCTCCTGTCCAGCGCCTTCGTGCCGGTCGACGCGATGCCGGGCTGGTTCCAGCCGATCGCCGAGTACCAGCCGTTCACCCCGGCCATCGAGACGGTGCGCGGACTGCTGCTCGGCACCGAGATCGGCAACAACGGGTGGCTGGCCGTGGCCTGGTGCGTGGCGCTGGCCGTACTCGGCTACGTCTGGTCGCGCTCGCTCTTCAACAGCATCGGTAAGCGCTGA
- a CDS encoding DMT family transporter yields the protein MGYVLLSGAIAAEVAATTAMKYSEGFSRLWPSLITVSGYLIAFALLAQTLKTVQVGTAYAIWAGVGTAVIAGIGMLFLGEAMTAARLAGIALVIGGVVLLNMGGAH from the coding sequence ATGGGATATGTACTGCTCTCCGGCGCCATCGCGGCGGAAGTGGCCGCCACCACCGCCATGAAGTACAGCGAGGGATTCAGCAGGCTCTGGCCCTCCCTGATCACCGTCTCCGGCTATCTGATCGCGTTCGCGCTGCTCGCACAGACGCTGAAGACCGTGCAGGTCGGGACCGCGTACGCGATCTGGGCCGGCGTCGGCACGGCCGTCATCGCCGGGATAGGGATGCTCTTCCTCGGCGAGGCGATGACCGCGGCCCGGCTCGCGGGGATCGCCCTGGTCATCGGCGGCGTGGTGCTGCTCAACATGGGCGGCGCCCACTGA
- a CDS encoding WD40 repeat domain-containing protein has product MNVDELLRDALREQAADSASVPSDFADRVLAVRHRRRVRTIAGAAVATAAVVATAVAVPVLNSGGQDVRPASQMNQSDIIAHPDQSPPRDLIAAGDTALAAFSTYKTVKQPNRDAVMERTYGLLNQKTGKYDRTTRWSWVEVAPGMRTAAVLEKRLPVDRIGLLDLMTGKVERWIELDKGVAGVEFSPDGRKLLATTYAKNPDHLYWSHKMNVNGKDEPGPVASRTGFTVVDVASGKADWHERPFWEDKMGWSPNARADLRFSHDGKLVYEQIPMAPDRIYYDLNGRKVATPAVEKHVSWAEAGLSPDGKLIGGEFAGEGNEIASAIVDPLSGRMVTKVPGQQLLAWADNKRLIAWGCDPKKCSGKGEFHNQLLLLTIGSDKVVQLSDFRKASDDYPGRWTPQFTTR; this is encoded by the coding sequence GTGAACGTCGATGAACTGCTCCGTGACGCACTGCGCGAACAGGCCGCCGACAGCGCGTCCGTGCCGTCCGACTTCGCCGACCGGGTGCTCGCCGTGCGGCACCGCCGCCGGGTCCGCACCATCGCGGGCGCCGCGGTCGCCACGGCGGCGGTCGTCGCCACCGCGGTTGCCGTGCCCGTCCTGAACTCGGGCGGCCAGGACGTACGCCCCGCGAGCCAGATGAACCAGAGCGACATCATCGCCCACCCGGACCAGTCACCGCCGCGGGACCTCATCGCGGCGGGGGACACGGCGCTGGCCGCGTTCTCCACATACAAGACGGTCAAGCAGCCCAACCGGGACGCCGTCATGGAGCGCACCTACGGGCTGCTCAACCAGAAGACTGGCAAGTACGACAGGACCACGCGGTGGTCGTGGGTCGAGGTGGCGCCGGGGATGCGGACGGCCGCCGTCCTGGAGAAGCGGCTGCCCGTCGACCGCATCGGCCTGCTCGACCTGATGACCGGCAAGGTGGAGCGGTGGATCGAGCTCGACAAGGGCGTGGCCGGGGTGGAGTTCTCGCCGGACGGCAGGAAGCTCCTCGCCACGACGTACGCCAAGAACCCCGACCACCTCTACTGGTCGCACAAGATGAACGTGAACGGCAAGGACGAGCCGGGGCCGGTCGCCAGCCGGACCGGGTTCACCGTCGTCGACGTCGCCTCCGGCAAGGCGGACTGGCACGAACGGCCTTTCTGGGAGGACAAGATGGGCTGGTCGCCGAACGCGCGCGCCGACCTCCGGTTCAGCCACGACGGCAAGCTCGTCTACGAGCAGATCCCGATGGCGCCGGACCGGATCTACTACGACCTGAACGGCCGCAAGGTGGCCACACCCGCCGTGGAGAAGCACGTGTCGTGGGCGGAGGCGGGGCTCTCGCCGGACGGCAAGCTCATCGGCGGTGAGTTCGCCGGCGAGGGCAACGAGATCGCCTCGGCGATCGTCGACCCCCTCAGCGGCAGGATGGTCACCAAGGTGCCGGGGCAGCAACTGCTCGCCTGGGCCGACAACAAGCGGCTCATCGCCTGGGGCTGCGATCCCAAGAAGTGCAGCGGCAAGGGCGAGTTCCACAACCAGCTGCTCCTGCTCACCATCGGCAGCGACAAGGTCGTCCAGCTCAGCGACTTCCGTAAGGCGTCCGACGACTACCCGGGCCGCTGGACACCGCAGTTCACTACGCGCTGA
- a CDS encoding SigE family RNA polymerase sigma factor yields the protein MDAGREAPAGYAGQTAGEAGADRWDSFREFVASRSSALLRTAVLLSGGDRHAAEDLLQNALIKAAGRWHRIDEPEAYVRKILYRQQISRWRLKWRGRELTVAEPPESRTGVDSSHAADLRIVMRTALARLTARQRTVLVLRYFEDLPEADVARLLGCSVGTVRSTTHRSLAKLRSLAPELAALGPADAEDLPSRDFSPMEVRP from the coding sequence ATGGATGCGGGCAGGGAAGCACCAGCGGGGTATGCCGGGCAGACAGCGGGCGAGGCGGGCGCGGATCGCTGGGACAGCTTCCGCGAGTTCGTGGCGAGCAGGTCATCCGCGCTCCTGAGGACCGCGGTGCTCCTCAGCGGGGGCGACCGGCACGCCGCCGAGGACCTGCTCCAGAACGCGCTGATCAAGGCGGCCGGACGCTGGCACCGGATCGACGAACCGGAGGCCTACGTACGGAAGATCCTCTACCGCCAGCAGATCAGCAGATGGCGCCTGAAGTGGCGCGGACGGGAACTGACTGTCGCCGAGCCGCCGGAGAGTCGTACAGGGGTCGACTCTTCCCACGCCGCCGACCTGCGCATCGTGATGCGCACCGCGCTCGCCAGGCTCACCGCCCGGCAGCGCACCGTACTCGTCCTGCGCTACTTCGAGGACCTGCCCGAGGCGGACGTCGCCCGCCTGCTCGGCTGTTCGGTGGGGACCGTGCGCTCGACCACGCACCGCTCGCTCGCCAAGCTGCGCAGCCTCGCGCCCGAACTCGCCGCGCTCGGTCCGGCCGACGCCGAAGACCTGCCGTCCCGTGACTTCTCGCCCATGGAGGTGCGTCCGTGA
- a CDS encoding DUF7847 domain-containing protein, protein MSRSLWGATGTNYSWECGEMTDMWGQGPGQGPGHGPGYGPGYGPGGYGWGAWPPPPPQPGVIPLAPLGVDRILGGAFTTMRRHAKPLFGTVLIVYVALAALMAGALALAYAAVSDDVRALLDRHTEFEWSHARPALTAFGVVWAVGMLALTVGTAFIQSACTVVLREAVLGRPARFGAVWRRAWSRTPSVLGVGLLMGLIALIPAGLAVAFFVSIFVMLLTQSFAPVGVLFLLMAVTVPLVVWVYVLFMFGPAAATLEEAGPIQALRRSARLVRGAWWRTFGISLLAGAIMMVVSLAVRVPLQIAMPDTTPQAYEPGQSASDVFEAMLPQLGFIMALSMIANLLVQLVSSVFLPLVTALLYTDQRIRREGLAHTLELASRSDA, encoded by the coding sequence GTGTCGCGATCACTGTGGGGGGCCACAGGGACGAACTACTCCTGGGAGTGCGGCGAGATGACGGACATGTGGGGACAGGGCCCTGGCCAGGGGCCCGGACACGGGCCTGGATACGGACCTGGATACGGACCTGGCGGTTACGGCTGGGGTGCGTGGCCGCCACCCCCGCCGCAGCCCGGCGTCATCCCGCTCGCCCCGCTCGGCGTCGACCGGATACTCGGCGGCGCCTTCACGACGATGCGCCGCCACGCGAAGCCGCTGTTCGGCACCGTCCTCATCGTGTACGTGGCGCTCGCCGCGCTCATGGCGGGCGCGCTGGCGCTCGCCTACGCGGCCGTCTCGGACGACGTACGGGCGCTCCTGGACCGGCACACCGAGTTCGAGTGGAGCCACGCGCGGCCGGCTTTGACCGCGTTCGGCGTGGTGTGGGCCGTCGGCATGCTGGCGCTCACGGTCGGCACGGCGTTCATCCAGTCCGCGTGCACCGTGGTGCTGCGCGAGGCGGTGCTCGGCCGTCCCGCACGCTTCGGGGCGGTGTGGCGGCGCGCCTGGTCCCGCACGCCTTCCGTGCTCGGCGTGGGCCTGCTGATGGGCCTGATCGCGCTGATCCCCGCGGGCCTGGCCGTGGCGTTCTTCGTGTCGATCTTCGTCATGCTGCTCACGCAGTCGTTCGCGCCGGTCGGCGTGCTGTTCCTGCTCATGGCGGTGACGGTGCCGCTCGTGGTCTGGGTCTACGTCCTCTTCATGTTCGGCCCGGCGGCCGCCACGCTCGAGGAGGCCGGGCCGATCCAGGCTCTGCGCCGCTCGGCGCGGCTCGTGCGGGGCGCCTGGTGGCGCACGTTCGGCATCTCCCTGCTGGCCGGCGCGATCATGATGGTGGTGTCGCTCGCGGTGCGGGTGCCGCTCCAGATCGCGATGCCCGACACGACTCCGCAGGCGTACGAGCCGGGTCAGAGCGCGTCCGACGTGTTCGAGGCGATGCTGCCGCAGCTGGGCTTCATCATGGCCCTGTCCATGATCGCCAACCTGCTGGTGCAGCTGGTGAGTTCGGTGTTCCTGCCGCTGGTCACCGCGCTGCTCTACACCGACCAGCGCATCCGCAGGGAGGGCCTCGCCCACACCCTGGAGCTCGCGTCCCGGTCCGACGCCTAG
- the dapA gene encoding 4-hydroxy-tetrahydrodipicolinate synthase: MSLANSPHPPFGRALCAMVTPFADDGALDLDGAQRLAAHLVAEGCEGLVLSGTTGESPTTSDEEKAALVRAVKHAVGERVPVVAGIGTADTRHSVELAAGAEKAGADGLLVVSPYYSRPPQDALEAHFREIADASGLPVMLYDIPGRTGTRIEPDTLIRLASHPRIVAVKDCAYDMLGTQKVLGATGLAYYAGCEEFALPLYAVGGAGFVSTVANVAPRALRAVLDTFDAGDTREAARRQQLAAPLVELMMASGLPGTVTAKALLGALGLPAGPVRAPLRPAGHEVTDGLLTAYESFANAWCGAVPGDNPRAPGRTDASSVSA; this comes from the coding sequence ATGAGCCTCGCGAACTCCCCGCACCCGCCCTTCGGCCGCGCCCTGTGCGCCATGGTCACGCCGTTCGCCGACGACGGCGCCCTGGACCTGGACGGCGCGCAGCGCCTGGCGGCCCATCTGGTGGCCGAGGGCTGTGAGGGCCTGGTCCTGTCCGGCACCACCGGCGAGTCCCCGACGACGTCGGACGAGGAGAAGGCGGCGCTCGTGCGGGCCGTGAAGCACGCGGTCGGGGAGCGGGTCCCGGTCGTCGCGGGCATCGGCACGGCGGACACGCGGCACTCCGTGGAGCTGGCGGCCGGTGCCGAAAAGGCGGGCGCGGACGGCCTGTTGGTCGTCAGTCCGTACTACAGCCGCCCTCCGCAGGACGCCCTGGAGGCGCACTTCCGCGAGATCGCGGACGCGTCGGGGCTGCCGGTGATGCTGTACGACATCCCGGGCCGCACCGGCACGCGCATCGAGCCGGACACCCTGATCCGGCTGGCGTCCCACCCCCGGATCGTGGCCGTCAAGGACTGCGCGTACGACATGCTCGGCACGCAGAAGGTGCTCGGCGCGACCGGTCTCGCGTACTACGCGGGCTGCGAGGAGTTCGCGCTTCCGCTGTACGCGGTGGGCGGGGCGGGCTTCGTGTCGACGGTCGCGAACGTGGCGCCGCGCGCGCTGCGGGCCGTCCTGGACACCTTCGACGCGGGCGACACCCGGGAGGCGGCCCGGCGGCAGCAACTGGCGGCGCCGCTCGTGGAGTTGATGATGGCGTCCGGCCTGCCGGGCACGGTCACCGCGAAGGCGCTGCTCGGCGCGCTCGGCCTGCCCGCCGGCCCTGTCCGCGCACCACTGCGGCCCGCCGGCCACGAGGTGACCGACGGGCTGCTGACCGCGTACGAGAGCTTCGCCAACGCGTGGTGCGGTGCCGTCCCGGGGGACAACCCCCGGGCCCCCGGCCGGACAGACGCATCCTCCGTCAGCGCGTAG
- a CDS encoding DUF4097 family beta strand repeat-containing protein encodes MPSFDAPFDTPEPISATAHVEAGSIRFIATDRLDTLVDVQPRDPKKDQHVRAAEQTEVRYASGLLTIRTPKGRRLIGPSGVVDVTVELPTGSQVEVAGAWTQVNGEGRLGEVRVKTSSGDVRLETSGPLHLAASHGSVTVDHVQGSAEITTSSGSVRLGTVDGQAVLKNSSGTTTVGDALGDLRVNGAHGDIFVGRAEGSVAATTAHGALRVDEVARGTIQLETSYGAIEIGIRGGTAAWLDVSSAAGQVHNGLGTSDGPDKSEDTVEVRARTKFGNIDIRRARA; translated from the coding sequence ATGCCTTCTTTCGACGCTCCTTTCGACACTCCCGAGCCGATCTCGGCCACCGCCCACGTGGAAGCCGGGTCCATCCGGTTCATCGCCACCGACCGGCTCGACACCCTCGTCGACGTGCAGCCGCGCGACCCGAAGAAGGACCAGCACGTGCGGGCCGCCGAGCAGACCGAAGTGCGGTACGCGAGCGGCCTGTTGACCATCAGGACACCCAAGGGCCGCCGCCTCATCGGCCCCTCCGGAGTCGTCGACGTGACGGTCGAGCTGCCCACGGGCTCGCAGGTGGAGGTGGCCGGCGCCTGGACCCAGGTGAACGGTGAGGGCCGGCTCGGCGAGGTCCGCGTGAAGACCTCGTCGGGCGATGTCCGCCTCGAGACCAGCGGCCCGCTGCACCTGGCCGCGTCCCACGGCAGCGTCACCGTGGACCATGTCCAGGGGTCCGCCGAGATCACCACCAGCTCCGGCAGCGTGCGCCTCGGCACCGTCGACGGTCAGGCCGTCCTGAAGAACTCATCCGGCACCACGACCGTCGGCGACGCCCTGGGCGATCTGCGCGTGAACGGCGCCCACGGTGACATCTTCGTCGGGCGCGCAGAGGGCTCGGTCGCGGCCACCACCGCCCACGGCGCCCTGCGCGTCGACGAAGTCGCCCGCGGCACCATCCAGCTGGAGACCTCCTACGGCGCCATCGAGATCGGCATCCGCGGGGGCACGGCCGCCTGGCTCGACGTGAGCTCGGCCGCCGGCCAGGTGCACAACGGGCTCGGCACCTCCGACGGCCCCGACAAGTCCGAGGACACCGTCGAGGTCCGCGCCCGGACCAAGTTCGGCAACATCGACATCCGCCGAGCCCGGGCCTGA
- the dapD gene encoding 2,3,4,5-tetrahydropyridine-2,6-dicarboxylate N-succinyltransferase → MSDSPASTTAQRTTGAVAAGLATLTADGTVLDTWFPAPSLQDEPGPAGTERLSAERAAELLGEGAAKAIGTDARRGVETVAVRTVIASLDDKPLDAHDAYLRLHLLSHRLVKPHGQNLDGVFGLLANVAWTSLGPVAVDDVEKVRLNARAEGLHLSVTSIDKFPRMTDYVAPKGVRIADADRVRLGAHLAEGTTVMHEGFVNFNAGTLGTSMVEGRISAGVVVGNGSDIGGGASTMGTLSGGGNVRITIGERCLVGAEAGVGIALGDECVVEAGLYVTAGTRVTMPDGEIVKARDLSGASNILFRRNSVSGAVEARPNNAVWGGLNEVLHSHN, encoded by the coding sequence ATGTCTGACTCTCCCGCCAGCACCACCGCTCAGCGCACCACCGGCGCCGTCGCCGCAGGCCTCGCCACGCTCACCGCCGACGGCACGGTCCTCGACACCTGGTTCCCCGCCCCGTCCCTCCAGGACGAGCCGGGCCCGGCCGGCACCGAGCGGCTCTCCGCCGAGCGCGCCGCCGAACTGCTCGGCGAGGGCGCCGCGAAGGCCATCGGCACCGACGCCCGCCGCGGTGTGGAGACCGTCGCCGTGCGCACGGTCATCGCCTCGCTCGACGACAAGCCGCTCGACGCGCACGACGCGTACCTGCGCCTCCACCTGCTCTCCCACCGGCTGGTCAAGCCGCACGGGCAGAACCTGGACGGCGTCTTCGGCCTCCTCGCCAACGTCGCCTGGACCTCGCTCGGCCCGGTCGCCGTCGACGACGTCGAGAAGGTCCGCCTCAACGCCCGCGCCGAGGGCCTGCACCTCTCCGTGACGTCCATCGACAAGTTCCCCCGCATGACGGACTACGTGGCGCCGAAGGGCGTCCGCATCGCCGACGCCGACCGCGTCCGGCTCGGCGCGCACCTCGCCGAGGGCACGACCGTCATGCACGAGGGCTTCGTCAACTTCAATGCCGGCACGCTCGGCACGTCGATGGTCGAGGGCCGCATCTCCGCCGGCGTCGTCGTCGGCAACGGCTCCGACATCGGCGGCGGCGCCTCCACCATGGGCACGCTCTCCGGCGGCGGCAACGTCCGCATCACGATCGGCGAGCGCTGCCTCGTCGGCGCGGAGGCGGGCGTCGGTATCGCCCTCGGCGACGAGTGCGTCGTCGAGGCCGGCCTGTACGTCACCGCCGGCACGCGCGTCACGATGCCCGACGGCGAGATCGTCAAGGCCCGCGACCTGTCCGGAGCCTCGAACATCCTCTTCCGCCGCAACTCGGTCTCCGGGGCCGTCGAGGCCCGCCCGAACAACGCGGTGTGGGGCGGCCTGAACGAGGTTCTGCACAGCCACAACTGA
- a CDS encoding ArsR/SmtB family transcription factor — translation MLDVTVIEDPAAAAVSLDPIRARLLAELAAGPASAAMLAPKVGLPRQKVNYHLKALEKHGLVELAGERRKGNVTERLMRATAASYVISPVALGAVQPDPDRARDQLSARWLLAVAARLVQDVGALLTGAAKAKKRLATYALDGEVRFASAADRAAFIEELTQGVGALVRKYHDGSAEGGRDHRVVIAVHPSVKDPQPRPPLEDRPH, via the coding sequence ATGTTGGACGTCACCGTGATCGAGGACCCGGCGGCAGCCGCAGTCTCCCTCGACCCGATCAGGGCCCGGCTGCTCGCGGAGCTGGCCGCCGGACCCGCATCCGCCGCAATGCTCGCCCCCAAGGTCGGCCTGCCGCGTCAGAAGGTGAACTACCACCTCAAGGCGCTGGAGAAGCACGGCCTGGTCGAGCTGGCGGGGGAGCGGCGCAAGGGCAATGTCACCGAGCGCCTGATGCGGGCCACGGCCGCCTCGTACGTGATCTCACCGGTCGCGCTCGGCGCCGTGCAGCCCGACCCGGACCGGGCCCGCGACCAGCTCTCCGCGCGCTGGCTGCTCGCCGTCGCGGCACGCCTCGTACAGGACGTGGGAGCGCTGCTGACCGGGGCCGCCAAGGCGAAGAAGCGCCTTGCCACCTACGCCCTCGACGGCGAGGTCAGGTTCGCGTCCGCCGCGGACCGGGCCGCGTTCATCGAGGAGCTGACCCAAGGGGTCGGCGCGCTCGTCCGCAAATACCACGACGGATCAGCCGAGGGCGGCCGTGACCACCGCGTGGTGATCGCCGTGCATCCCTCGGTGAAGGATCCGCAGCCCCGACCGCCCCTCGAAGACCGACCGCACTGA
- a CDS encoding ATP-binding cassette domain-containing protein, whose product MPSSVMPTPRLGNGQQPPAAVSTADLRKSYGDKTVLDGIDLHIPTGTVFALLGPNGAGKTTAVQILSTLISADGGQAQVAGHDVATSPEGVRAAIGVTGQFSAVDGLITGEENMFLMADLHHLSKREGRRVAAELLARFDLTDAAKKPASTYSGGMKRRLDIAMTLVGSPRIIFLDEPTTGLDPRARHNMWGIIRELVSDGVTVFLTTQYLDEADELADRIAVLNDGKIAAEGTAEELKRLIPGGHVRLRFTDPDAYQAAALSLREAHRDDEALALQLPSDGSQRELRSILDWLDAAAIEADELTVHTPDLDDVFFALTGGAGVPAQPNQPNQPNQPNQPNQPNQPKEDAR is encoded by the coding sequence ATGCCTTCGTCTGTCATGCCCACGCCCAGGCTGGGCAACGGCCAGCAACCGCCCGCCGCCGTCTCCACCGCCGATCTGCGCAAGTCGTACGGCGACAAGACCGTCCTCGACGGCATCGACCTGCACATCCCGACCGGCACCGTGTTCGCACTGCTCGGGCCGAACGGCGCGGGCAAGACCACTGCCGTGCAGATCCTGTCCACGCTCATCTCCGCCGACGGTGGCCAGGCCCAGGTCGCGGGCCACGACGTCGCCACTTCGCCGGAAGGCGTGCGTGCCGCGATCGGCGTGACCGGGCAGTTCTCCGCCGTCGACGGGCTGATCACCGGCGAGGAGAACATGTTCCTCATGGCGGACCTGCACCACCTGTCCAAGCGTGAGGGGCGGCGGGTCGCCGCCGAGTTGCTGGCGCGGTTCGACCTGACCGACGCCGCGAAGAAGCCCGCCTCCACCTACTCCGGCGGCATGAAGCGCCGCCTGGACATCGCCATGACGCTGGTCGGCAGCCCGCGGATCATCTTCCTCGACGAGCCCACCACCGGCCTCGACCCGCGCGCCCGTCACAACATGTGGGGCATCATCCGAGAGCTGGTCTCCGACGGCGTCACCGTCTTCCTCACCACCCAGTACCTGGATGAGGCCGACGAGCTCGCCGACCGCATCGCCGTACTCAACGACGGCAAGATCGCCGCCGAGGGCACCGCCGAGGAACTCAAGCGGCTCATCCCCGGCGGACACGTACGGCTCCGCTTCACCGACCCGGACGCCTACCAGGCCGCCGCCCTCTCACTGCGCGAGGCCCATCGGGACGACGAGGCCCTCGCGCTGCAGCTCCCCAGCGACGGCAGCCAGCGCGAGCTGCGCTCCATCCTCGACTGGCTGGACGCCGCCGCCATCGAGGCGGACGAGCTGACCGTGCACACCCCCGACCTCGACGACGTGTTCTTCGCCCTGACCGGCGGCGCCGGCGTGCCCGCCCAGCCGAACCAGCCGAACCAGCCGAACCAGCCGAACCAGCCGAACCAGCCGAACCAGCCCAAGGAGGACGCCCGATGA
- a CDS encoding SRPBCC family protein: MTNDPREFEIAREFEVDATPEQVWEALTSGTGGWLWPMEYEPKEGGRGPHGATITAWDPEHRLTARSDNPDALPPFQTLNQLDHVIEARDGGSRAWVRYVHSGIFTDNWDDYYDGADKHTDFYLHTLRQYLTHFAGRPVAFTMFDGPAASANTEALAAVGRALGLPDDAAEGTELRVQGPGGETLEAVLDYRNPYFIGLRTDDALYRIFGRGRWGAPVGIVVHDFAPDADAAQDETAWRGWLDGVFA; the protein is encoded by the coding sequence ATGACGAACGACCCCAGGGAATTCGAGATCGCCCGCGAGTTCGAGGTCGACGCCACCCCCGAGCAGGTCTGGGAGGCGCTCACCTCGGGCACCGGCGGGTGGCTGTGGCCGATGGAGTACGAGCCGAAGGAGGGCGGCCGCGGGCCGCACGGCGCCACGATCACGGCCTGGGATCCGGAGCACCGCCTCACCGCCCGCTCGGACAACCCGGACGCGCTGCCCCCGTTCCAGACCCTCAATCAACTGGACCACGTCATCGAGGCCCGCGACGGCGGCAGCCGCGCCTGGGTCCGCTACGTCCACAGCGGGATCTTCACCGACAACTGGGACGACTACTACGACGGCGCCGACAAGCACACCGACTTCTACCTGCACACGCTGCGCCAGTACCTGACGCACTTCGCGGGCCGCCCCGTCGCCTTCACCATGTTCGACGGGCCCGCCGCGTCCGCGAACACCGAGGCCCTCGCCGCCGTCGGCCGCGCCCTCGGCCTGCCCGACGACGCCGCCGAGGGCACCGAGCTGCGGGTCCAGGGCCCCGGCGGCGAGACCCTGGAAGCCGTGCTCGACTACCGCAACCCGTACTTCATCGGCCTGCGCACCGACGACGCCCTGTACCGCATCTTCGGCCGCGGCCGCTGGGGCGCGCCCGTCGGCATCGTCGTCCACGACTTCGCGCCGGACGCCGACGCCGCGCAGGACGAGACCGCCTGGCGCGGCTGGCTGGACGGGGTCTTCGCCTGA